In Haloplanus vescus, a single genomic region encodes these proteins:
- a CDS encoding TRAM domain-containing protein produces the protein MVEIPNSLRSLFSAPIKEQDGTYIVEVPSSEIDFEALSADETYRVAILESPVSTESSVQQESQRAPSRETASHSSSGPPVEEGEVRDVTIETVGDQGDGIAKVERGYVVIVAGAQPGDEPTVEIEQVQENVAFASIVDSNPRAF, from the coding sequence ATGGTCGAAATTCCCAACTCCCTTCGCTCTCTGTTCAGTGCTCCAATTAAAGAGCAGGATGGGACGTACATAGTGGAGGTCCCATCGAGCGAAATCGACTTTGAAGCGTTGTCAGCTGACGAAACGTATCGCGTAGCGATTCTGGAATCTCCTGTCTCGACGGAGTCGTCAGTACAACAGGAGTCACAGAGAGCACCTTCTCGTGAGACTGCGAGCCATTCTTCCTCAGGACCTCCCGTGGAGGAAGGCGAAGTACGTGATGTGACCATCGAGACAGTCGGCGATCAGGGCGACGGTATCGCAAAAGTCGAACGTGGCTACGTCGTGATCGTTGCCGGCGCTCAACCTGGCGACGAGCCAACCGTCGAAATTGAACAAGTTCAGGAGAATGTCGCGTTTGCGAGCATTGTCGATAGCAATCCACGAGCTTTCTAA